GGGGAGCGGGGACCAGGTCCTGGCCCACATCTGGCTCGGCAACGGCTTCACCCAGGAGGAGGCCTACAGCTCCTACGAGACGCAGCCGCAGCAGCTGACGGTGAACGAGAAGCAGCTCGGCGAGCCCTTCCTCGAGGGGCTGGAGGGGCGCACGATCGGTTCCCGGGTGGCCGTCGTGGCGCGTGCCGACGAGTTCTTCGGCGAGACCGGCAACCCCCAGCTGGGCATCGGCAACCAGGACGCGGTGGTCCTCGTCCTCGACCTGATGGAGATGTACACCCCGCCGAAGCCCAAGGACGTGCCGGCCTCGCAGCTGCCGAGCGTCGTGGAGGAGAAGGGCGACCCGGTCGGCCTCGACTTCTCGGGCGTCCCCAAGCCGGCGGCCGACGGCGAGCTGCTGCGCGCCGTGCTGGACGAGGGCGACGGCGAGCCGGTGACCACGGACATGAAGGTCACGGCCGACTACCTGGGCGCCGTGTACGGCGGCAAGAAGCCCTTCGACGAGAGCTTCTCGGCCAAGCCGGTGCCGTTCGAGCTGACCAGCGTGGTCGACGGCTGGACCTACGGGCTGGAGGGAGTGCCGGTCGGCAGCCGGGTCCTGCTGCAGATCCCGCCTGACCTCGGCTACGGCGGCCAGAAGCAGCCGGGCATCCCCGCCGACAGCACCCTCTACTTCGTGATCGACATCGTCTCCGCGAAGTAGGGTGGCCCGCGGACCGAGGGGAGGCGCATGGCGGCGGAGAAGACCGAGCGGCTGCTCAACCTGCTCATCATGCTGCTCATCCAGCGCCGCTACATCGCCAAGGACCGGGTGCGGGCGCTCCTCTACCCGGACTCCTCCGACGAGGCCTTCGAGCGGATGTTCGAGCGCGACAAGGACGACCTGCGCTCGCTCGGCGTCCCCATCGAGGTCGGCCAGCTCGACGCCTACTTCGACGACGAGCCCGGCTACCGGGTTCGGTCCGACGAGCTGCAGCTGCCCGACATCGAGCTGAGCGCGGACGAGGCGCAGGTCATCGGCCTCGCGAGCAAGGTCTGGGAGCACGCGCGGCTCGCGGAGGCGACCACGGGGGCGGTGCGCAAGCTCACCGCGGCCGGTGTCCCCATCGACGTGGGTGCGCTCGACCTCGTGGCGCCGCGCCTCAACGCCGACGAACCCGCCTTCGACGTGTTCTGGGAGGCCGTGCGCGAACGGCGGGTCGTCGAGTTCGCCTACCGGCGACCCGGGGGAGAGCCCGCGCTGCGGCGGCTGCAGCCGTGGGGAGTGGTCCGCTACTCCGGGCGGTGGTACGTCGTGGGCCACGATCTCGACCGCGACGACGAGCGGGTCTTCCGGCTCTCCCGGGTCGAGGGGGAGGCCCAGGCGGTGGGGGAGGCGGCGGCGTACGACGTGCCGGCGGGTGTCGACATCCGCGAGGTCGCCCGGCGACTGGTGCCGGCCCCGCCCGCCACGGTGGTCACGCTGCTGCTGCGAGCCGGCACCGGCCACTCCCTGCGCCGGGCCGGCGAGCTGCGCGAGACGGGCGTGGTCGGCCCCGACGGTGCTGACGAGTGGGACCGGGTGGTGCTCGACCGCGGCGGCCCCGACGTGGTGTCGGCGGTGCTCGCGCACGGCGCGGACGCCGTGCTCGAGTCCCCGCCGGAGCTGCGGTCCGAGGTCGTGGCGCGGCTGCGTTCCCTGGTCGGGGAGCCGTCACCGTGAGTGCACCGGTGCAGGGCGGCGCGCGCGAGCAGCTGGGCCGGTTGCTGACGCTCGTGCCCTACCTCCACGCCCGGGGCGAGGCCCGGGTCGACGAGGCCGCGGCCGTGCTCGGGGTGAGCCCGCAGCAGGTGGTGAAGGACCTCAAGGTGCTCTTCATGTGCGGGCTGCCCGGCGGCTACCCCGACGACCTGATCGACGTGGACCTCGACGCCCTGGAGGGGCCCGAGGCCGACGGGGTCATCCGGGTGTCCAACGCCGACTACCTGGCTCGCCCGCTGCGGCTCACGGCAGCCGAGGCCACGGCCGTGATGGTCGCGCTGCTGGCCGTCCGCGGGGGTGCCTCCGACGAGACCCGGGCCATCGTCGACCGGGTGCTCGGCAAGCTGCAGGCGGCCGCTGCGGGCACGGCACCGGTGGCCGTCGAGCCGGGCGGCGCGGACGACCCGGACTCGCTCGCGGGTCTCCGGGCCGACCTCGACCGGGCGGTCCACGAGGGGCGGCAGGTGCGGCTGACCTACTGGGTGCCGGCCCGGGACGAGGAGACCGAGCGCGTGGTGGACCCGCGGGCGGTGGTCGACGTGCGGGGCGCCACCTACCTCGACGCCTGGTGCCACAGCGCCGAGGACGGCCGGATGTTCCGCCTCGACCGGATCCACGCCGCCGAGGTGCTCGACGCGCCCGTGACCCGGCAGCAGGAGCCCCGTGACCTGGGACGCGACCTCTTCGACTTCGGCGACCAGGCCGAGCGGGTCACCCTCCGCCTGGCGCCCGGGGCGAGCTGGGTCGTGGAGTACTACCAGGTCGGCGACGTACGCCGGCAGCCCGACGGCAGCCTCGAGGTGGATCTCGACGTGGCCGACCGTCGGTGGCTGCAGCGGCTGCTGCTGCGGCTGGCGCCCCACGCCCGGATCGTGTCGCCCGCTGCGTGGCAGGCCGAGCTGGCCGATACCGCGCGGGAGACGATGCGCCTCTACGGCGCCGACGACGTACAGTAGGAACCGACCCCGAAGCAGGATGTGAGGAATCCACCATGCACGCAGACATCGCCGTCCCGGGCGGCTGGGAGCTCATCCTCATCGTGCTCGTGATCGTGCTCTTCTTCGGCGCGGCCAAGCTGCCGGAGCTCGCTCGGGGGAGCGGCCGGGCGCTGCGCATCTTCAAGGCCGAGACCAAGGGTCTCGGCGACGACGACGAGGCGACGACTCCGGAGCAGAAGGAGATCGAGTCCCGCGCGCCCGAGCAGGAGCCGACGACCACCGACGACCCGATCGTGCGCGAGCGGCACGACGGCACCACCAGCTGACCGACGGCGGTGTCGTTCTCCGGCGTCCTCGGCCTCTTCGCCGGCAGGCCGCACCACCCCGTCGGACCCGACGGTCGGATGGCGCTCTCGGACCACCTCCGGGAGCTGCGCGCCCGCATCCTCAAGATCGCAGCCGTCTTCCTGGTCGCGCTCGTCGTCTCACTGTTCTTCTTCGACCCGATCTTCCAGCTCGTCCTGACGCCCTACCGGGAGGCCCAGACGGGACTGCCGGACGTCGACACCCAGGCGACCATCGCCGGCGCGGGTGGGCCGCTGCTGCTCTACCTCAAGCTGTGCTCGCTGGTGTCGGTGATCGCGACGAGCCCGTTCTGGCTCTACCAGGTCTGGGCCTTCATCCTGCCCGGGCTCCACGACAAGGAGAAGCGCTGGACGCGGGTCTTCGCGGCCATCGCCGGCCCGCTGTTCCTTGCCGGTGTCGTGCTGGGCTACTACACCCT
The genomic region above belongs to Nocardioides coralli and contains:
- the tatC gene encoding twin-arginine translocase subunit TatC, which translates into the protein MSFSGVLGLFAGRPHHPVGPDGRMALSDHLRELRARILKIAAVFLVALVVSLFFFDPIFQLVLTPYREAQTGLPDVDTQATIAGAGGPLLLYLKLCSLVSVIATSPFWLYQVWAFILPGLHDKEKRWTRVFAAIAGPLFLAGVVLGYYTLPKGLELLIGLTPGDLTNLVEFGDYLSFLIRTLLVFGIAFEIPVFVILLNLAGVLRGAALGRYRPWIVIGSFVFAAVATPSTDPFTMLFLAIPMVLLFFISEVIARMLDRRRAQADPAAGLADDEMSPL
- a CDS encoding helix-turn-helix transcriptional regulator, with product MSAPVQGGAREQLGRLLTLVPYLHARGEARVDEAAAVLGVSPQQVVKDLKVLFMCGLPGGYPDDLIDVDLDALEGPEADGVIRVSNADYLARPLRLTAAEATAVMVALLAVRGGASDETRAIVDRVLGKLQAAAAGTAPVAVEPGGADDPDSLAGLRADLDRAVHEGRQVRLTYWVPARDEETERVVDPRAVVDVRGATYLDAWCHSAEDGRMFRLDRIHAAEVLDAPVTRQQEPRDLGRDLFDFGDQAERVTLRLAPGASWVVEYYQVGDVRRQPDGSLEVDLDVADRRWLQRLLLRLAPHARIVSPAAWQAELADTARETMRLYGADDVQ
- a CDS encoding FKBP-type peptidyl-prolyl cis-trans isomerase; this encodes MLRRLIVLLLVPLLGAVLVACGEESDDSSSGASAPLEEIQIEGEFGEKPEVTWDGRLEAGKITSEVLEEGDGEQVGSGDQVLAHIWLGNGFTQEEAYSSYETQPQQLTVNEKQLGEPFLEGLEGRTIGSRVAVVARADEFFGETGNPQLGIGNQDAVVLVLDLMEMYTPPKPKDVPASQLPSVVEEKGDPVGLDFSGVPKPAADGELLRAVLDEGDGEPVTTDMKVTADYLGAVYGGKKPFDESFSAKPVPFELTSVVDGWTYGLEGVPVGSRVLLQIPPDLGYGGQKQPGIPADSTLYFVIDIVSAK
- the tatA gene encoding twin-arginine translocase TatA/TatE family subunit, with protein sequence MHADIAVPGGWELILIVLVIVLFFGAAKLPELARGSGRALRIFKAETKGLGDDDEATTPEQKEIESRAPEQEPTTTDDPIVRERHDGTTS
- a CDS encoding helix-turn-helix transcriptional regulator; translated protein: MAAEKTERLLNLLIMLLIQRRYIAKDRVRALLYPDSSDEAFERMFERDKDDLRSLGVPIEVGQLDAYFDDEPGYRVRSDELQLPDIELSADEAQVIGLASKVWEHARLAEATTGAVRKLTAAGVPIDVGALDLVAPRLNADEPAFDVFWEAVRERRVVEFAYRRPGGEPALRRLQPWGVVRYSGRWYVVGHDLDRDDERVFRLSRVEGEAQAVGEAAAYDVPAGVDIREVARRLVPAPPATVVTLLLRAGTGHSLRRAGELRETGVVGPDGADEWDRVVLDRGGPDVVSAVLAHGADAVLESPPELRSEVVARLRSLVGEPSP